In the Diprion similis isolate iyDipSimi1 chromosome 13, iyDipSimi1.1, whole genome shotgun sequence genome, acgcagaattgaacgatcttcaaaagtTTTTAGAACGGCGTAAGTGCAACTTACATTTGTGAGGTGGTACAGGGcactaaagttgatttttacccaagcTTCTCCTTTTTTTGCTGTTATCTCCAAAATGATTAACTGTACCACAAAAATGTAAAGAAtaactttgttggaaatttgatttcctacaagaaaggTCCTTTAGACCAAaatgctcagattgatatttcttgagatatcgaaattcaacttacttgacgtataaaatttttatgttctattgaattaaacgttttaatctaatataaccaataaacattatggtttattgaatcaaacgtTTTGAATAACTGATATTCCAATGGAATAGATCAAATGGATCCAatcgaatggaaaaaaatcaaattccaatgcaaattcaataatttaaaacgtttgatttgataaaccataaaaattttatacgacaagaagttaaagttcgatatctcaagaaatatcaatctgagcaaTCAGGTCTACAGGACCTTTTTtgtggaaaattgaatttccaacaaagtttttcatcacatttttttggtaaagttgatcatttcggagataacagcgaaaatcggagaattttgggtaaaaatcaactttagtgACCTGTATCATCTCACCAGTGTAAGTTGGACTCACGACGTTACAAacacttttgaagatcgttcaattccgcgtaaattgcgaccaagaccaatgtgatatcataaaattccactgagttgtagagatttgaaaaaaaaaacgcttcgattctcgtgtattttatatgggaaatcttttcacgccctgagcgagtacttaatattaatattaaggactataacttttagggaattttttgttcgacatatagaacaaaagttttcgatggtgactgaaaaaaaaaaaaatagttgttaaaaaaaaatcaccctaataTTCAGCGTTCGTAAGCGTAAGAAAATGCATAACAGTTAAGACTAAAGTTGACGGTAaaacagttttcaattttgtcaaaCTTTTGATGAAGTTGAGCGagttgaagataaaaaaaataaataaaatgcttACTGATTGCTAGTGggctagaattttttttatactcctgATATTTTTCACTAGATTTCATCTAGTAAAATAACATGACCAACGTACAAAGCCAAACGCGAATATCGTAGTCCCCGATGAAGTCTGATAGCGAATGTATTTGGTTTACTAAATAATTGAAGGTGTTTGGATTGATAAAGTCTTCAACTGTCGCTATGTGACCATTCAAGTAGTACTGATGCCAGGAGAAGTAAGTCAAACTGTTATTAGCACGCTTCAAGAACTCTGCGCCGTACAGTTCACCCTGGTGATTCGCATCTCCTATGTGATTAACTTCAGGTCCGATCAGATTACTAGATTCGTATCCGTTGTCATCCAGAAGCTTTCTGAGGACCGTGTAATCCGATGCTAATTGGCTAGCTGTAACGGTTCTGTTAAATACATGGCGGAACGAGTTTGGCTCTGTAACAAATAATTAGAATTGACGCTTGTGCTCGGCGTGGCGGTAAAAGTTACTCCAAAAAAGACAAATTAAGtgttttgaagaagaaaatctgtACATAGTTtaattttgcagtttttcaatGTCGTAAAAAAACCTGAAGCAATATTCATATTGacggaataatattttctttttttcagaatcggaATATCAATTTCGAGTCGCTAACTAACCATTTCCCAACTGCCAATCCAATTCAATATTGTGCGCCTTGGCGAGTGAAATTATCTTCTTGGCATCTGAGTAATTCCAACTGCCGTCGGGCCGTCGGAGTAAAACATTTAAATCGAATATCATCCTGGCTCCACTTTCTTGAGCAAAACGGCTCAGAGATAAGAAATCTTTGTCAGTTATTGTGAAATTTGTGATATCCTCTCCGGTGATtggatcaaaaattttgtccaCAGTCGATGGTAGCGTCTGTTTAAAAATCAAGCGTTGAGTTTTAATATCCTTATTTACTTCGATAGCAGGTCTGTAAACTGCGCTAAATTGaattaagggggggggggggtaagggtttacactttcgaaaaattgaatttttttttttttttttgtcttatcttattgttaaacatttcaagaatatattctcaaaattttaagtCGATCTGAGCAAAACTCTTGAAGGGGTGAgggtttcagcgtaaaaaaaatacactttttttgtgaattttttttgaaattatggattgagcaaatttattgaaaccttttgtacattattaagcatacttttaacaatattctgtaattttttcattcagaaatattgcaaaacaagccggtgacagagctttttttcttcacttttttagctcaataaactttaaacgcgtttttctcaaaactactttttcaaagtccgtGTTCACTGCCATTTATAAACTGCTCGACCGATTCATTCCAAACTTGGTACACATTTTCTACATATAAAATACCTCCCCTCAACGTTtagttaacatttttttttaacattaaggGAGTTTCCCAcccacaaaatggcggattttTTCGTGGAAAATGGCAGTTTACACTTTAGATGgctaccaaaaatttttaaatgaaaaaaaaaaataatcgtagaaCGTTGGGGGGAGGAtttgataatactttgactaaattttaatgGATTTTGACTTCAGATAATTTCCGACCGAGATATAGTGAACACCGCAAATTGTTTCCTTTCTAAGACGTTCTGGGGCAAGCTCTGtcaccggcttgttttgcaatatttctgcatgaaaaaattacagaatattgttaaaggtatgcttaataatgtacaaaaggtttcaatgAATTTGCTCTAtccataatttcaaaaaaaattcacaaaaaaagtgtttttttttttcacgctgaaacccttaccccccccccccccctccctaatttagatataaatttaaaatgacAAACTTTTCGACacatttttcatgcaaatGTTTCCAGGAAGAATCATGCAATTCTCTCGTTACTTTggtaataaattcattcatttatcctgCTGTGAGTTTTAGATTTAATAAAAGTACCTGATCAAAGAACAAGCAATCGGATGAAGTACCGCCCACTCTGACGTAAGCTGGGCTCAAATGACGTGCTAACATGACGAATCTTTGATCATTGattggtaattttttcatgtttcttAACAAGGACGTATCCAATCCATAGGATAAATATCTAGTCGAAGTATCTCTGAGTACGAGTGGTCTCGTATTCAATTGGATTACTATTACATCCTCGACTCGCTGTAGGCTTAAGGCGAATAGATAGAAAGTGAAAAGGATAACAAAGAATCCCAGGACGTACCAACGAGTGCTTATATCTGAAAAGTGGTGAATACAGCGAGATTCAATATTTCACATCATAAACTGAAAGCAGGTTTAAAGTACAgttgttaagaaaaaaatatatttttgattagCCGAAGAAGAATtagatttctttgaaaaaaaaaaaaaaaaaaaaaaaaaaaacttcaactaCTTTGAAAACATACTTCGCCGTTTGaactgaaatatttctgaaaacaTTTGAACCATGTTTTTCATAATATTgttatcaaaatattcaagaacaaaatacgtttgaaaatatttcaattgaaaattatttgaagaatATGGTTTAAAGGaatgttttcaataaaatatttaagaaaGATTTGAATTAAAcacttttcaaatatctctCTTTAGATTAAATACTCGGTAATGATAAAGTAGCTGgcatttgaatttcaactaaTCAGTGATGTATCTCATTGTTTGTAACTCTAGAACAAGCCAGAAATTAactataccgggaccatctctagaaactatacagcaactgcgcatgcgcgagtttaaatccgccgtccgtgcagtctggccaccccgaatTTCAGCTGTCaacctttgtttttgtcgGCCATGTAGTTCATACgctattttgaggttagagtgtCAAATAATCGAGGTAGTGACTcgcaaaggcttgggaagTATTTGTCATTGCGCCAGAAAGTTGATTCTtgaaagaacggtcggaatttaatgctaatgctcttttacaattcgtcttaatcgagtgaaacaagaaatctgtttaaatgtttggtgcttggaagaaacaaaGCAGGTAAgtagggacaatttattcaatcattttcattacttcatacattaagaataaaaatgacatttttttctatcaacagaCAATGCAGTAAGAATAATTGCATCTCTGCTATTCGCTGATATCTGCTCCCcctattcaattcatgacacatgcaaacATTATCACTTCTTTTGTTGGTTGTTGGAAGAAGTTGTGGGTCTTacagtttcttttaatttcatatcgCGTGCAACATATCTTTTAATCAACTTTGTCACTCTCTGGTAATTTCAGAAGGTAACATTAGATTTGATGATTCTTGATTGTTCAAGAAATTGGAATATCTTACCGTTAATAACACAACTGTGAATCTCTTTTTCTAGAATTTAGTTCAACAAAATTGTTGTTACGACTACAGAAAATTACCCAATAATTATTCGAGttcattttgtgaattttcagcaatgttcgattaaataaatgaaaggaacctaatactaaaatcaaaatatttcatttactggaataatttctgaatttcatgttGGTGCAgttcgaaacaaagaaaatctattccgaagagtaaaactgaggaacattctgtgacccaatttgaaaatagacattttcaaaatgtacctCAGTATCACAATTACCTTTCAGGATAACCATGTTTTAAAGAAATGTTCAGATCAATAATATGAAGATATTAACTtatcaaattcaagattctagcccttgttcctttgaaacaaatgaatacctaattttgaacgaagttcatgaaaacattttctcaaataatctcCTACTTGC is a window encoding:
- the LOC124413877 gene encoding heparanase-like; translation: MKYIGNKKSGKDLQYRNINEFYAINPRRDISTRWYVLGFFVILFTFYLFALSLQRVEDVIVIQLNTRPLVLRDTSTRYLSYGLDTSLLRNMKKLPINDQRFVMLARHLSPAYVRVGGTSSDCLFFDQTLPSTVDKIFDPITGEDITNFTITDKDFLSLSRFAQESGARMIFDLNVLLRRPDGSWNYSDAKKIISLAKAHNIELDWQLGNEPNSFRHVFNRTVTASQLASDYTVLRKLLDDNGYESSNLIGPEVNHIGDANHQGELYGAEFLKRANNSLTYFSWHQYYLNGHIATVEDFINPNTFNYLVNQIHSLSDFIGDYDIRVWLSETSSAWGSGAPNLSDRFVAGFLWLDKLGYSAWAGVDVVTRQSFFGGHYALVAPDLTPNPDWWVSVIYKQFVSERVLGPPHVNNKTLRLYRHCTARSALINRVPTITEYGIQLSNKPMKLAIRMSNPAAMKSLKFYLYILTADHLQSRFIKMNNQTLMLQPDGKLPPFNPVIVDPGEDIELPSYSMYFLIYHGLPIPACEA